The following coding sequences are from one Arthrobacter sp. PvP023 window:
- the glyA gene encoding serine hydroxymethyltransferase, with protein MTTSPTSVSTSSTVSNLPLAELDPEIAAVLDQELGRQRGTLEMIASENFAPRAVMEAQGSVLTNKYAEGYPGRRYYGGCEYVDIAEQLAIDRVKDLFGAEYANVQPHSGAQANAAALSAMITPGDKILGLSLAHGGHLTHGMKLNFSGKLYQVAAYQVEQDNFRVDMDKLREQAIVEKPQVIIAGWSAYPRHLDFAAFRSIADEVGALLWTDMAHFAGLVAAGLHPSPVPHSDVVTSTVHKTLAGPRSGVILAKQEWAKKLNSNVFPGQQGGPLMHVIAAKAVAFKIAGTAEFKERQERVLEGAKIIADRLNQADVAEAGVSVLTGGTDVHLVLVDLRNSQLDGQQAEDLLHSVGITVNRNAVPFDPRPPMVTSGLRIGTPALATRGFGAEEFTEVAEIIATALKAGSATDIEALQARVDKLAADFPLYPQHEQW; from the coding sequence ACCAGGAGCTTGGCCGCCAGCGCGGCACCCTGGAAATGATCGCCTCCGAAAACTTCGCCCCGCGCGCTGTCATGGAAGCCCAGGGCTCCGTCCTGACCAACAAGTACGCCGAGGGCTACCCGGGCCGCCGCTACTACGGTGGCTGCGAATACGTGGACATCGCCGAGCAGCTGGCGATCGACCGCGTTAAGGACCTGTTTGGCGCCGAGTACGCCAACGTCCAGCCGCACTCCGGTGCACAGGCCAATGCAGCAGCGCTCTCCGCCATGATCACTCCCGGCGACAAGATCCTGGGCCTCTCCCTGGCCCACGGCGGCCACCTGACGCACGGCATGAAGCTCAACTTCTCCGGCAAGCTGTACCAGGTAGCCGCGTACCAGGTGGAGCAGGACAACTTCCGCGTCGACATGGATAAACTCCGTGAACAGGCAATCGTCGAGAAGCCCCAGGTGATCATCGCCGGCTGGTCCGCCTACCCGCGCCACCTGGACTTCGCAGCCTTCCGCTCCATCGCCGATGAAGTCGGCGCGCTGCTCTGGACCGACATGGCCCACTTCGCCGGCCTGGTGGCCGCGGGCCTGCACCCGAGCCCGGTGCCGCACTCCGACGTCGTCACCTCCACTGTGCACAAGACCCTCGCAGGCCCCCGCTCCGGTGTGATCCTGGCCAAGCAGGAATGGGCCAAGAAGCTCAACTCCAACGTCTTCCCCGGCCAGCAGGGCGGACCGCTCATGCACGTCATCGCCGCAAAGGCCGTTGCCTTCAAGATCGCCGGCACCGCTGAGTTCAAGGAGCGCCAGGAGCGCGTCCTCGAGGGCGCCAAGATCATCGCCGACCGCCTGAACCAGGCTGACGTCGCAGAAGCAGGCGTCTCCGTGCTCACCGGCGGCACCGATGTGCACCTGGTCCTGGTGGACCTGCGCAACTCGCAGCTGGACGGCCAGCAGGCCGAAGACCTCCTGCACTCCGTGGGAATCACCGTGAACCGCAACGCTGTTCCGTTCGACCCCCGCCCGCCGATGGTCACCTCCGGCCTGCGCATCGGTACCCCGGCACTGGCCACCCGCGGCTTCGGCGCCGAGGAATTCACCGAGGTGGCCGAGATCATCGCCACCGCCCTGAAGGCCGGCTCCGCCACCGACATCGAGGCCCTGCAGGCCCGCGTGGACAAGCTCGCCGCCGACTTCCCGCTCTACCCGCAGCACGAACAGT